In the Sarcophilus harrisii chromosome 3, mSarHar1.11, whole genome shotgun sequence genome, one interval contains:
- the UBXN10 gene encoding UBX domain-containing protein 10 — protein sequence MATEASLNIAPSECSPPLDPEAAFFWRRNPVKMHVTRPKSAKGRTRTNLNYSHSSESSSYRKPPSPAPVVPCEVPSSQKSVGSTPKPPSQGTPDEIPELLQQVPVGSSSSLNKYRVLPSINKKNLEEVAVETVAKQAGTLKLGSLQELKALCREEVRSGKSREGCLRSAAPPLESKPCSRTKERSLSRAGNLDEPSDGEPRLLLAVRSPSGQRFVRHFRPTDNLQTVVAVAEQKNLTTYHHCSIETMEVPRRSFSDLSKSLEECRIPHKSVLGILQEEREGQP from the coding sequence GCCCCGTCTGAATGCAGCCCTCCTCTGGACCCAGAAGCAGCTTTCTTTTGGCGGCGAAACCCTGTCAAGATGCACGTCACGAGGCCCAAGTCTGCCAAGGGACGCACACGAACAAACCTGAACTACTCCCATAGTTCGGAGTCCTCCTCTTACCGCAAGCCTCCTTCTCCAGCGCCCGTCGTTCCCTGCGAGGTGCCCAGCAGCCAGAAGTCAGTGGGCTCCACTCCCAAACCTCCCAGCCAGGGAACTCCCGATGAGATCCCCGAGCTGCTCCAGCAGGTCCCCGTAGGGTCCTCTTCCTCTCTCAACAAGTACCGGGTGCTCCCTTCCATTAACAAAAAGAACTTGGAAGAGGTGGCTGTGGAGACGGTGGCCAAGCAGGCCGGCACTCTCAAACTGGGCAGCTTGCAGGAGCTCAAGGCCCTTTGCCGGGAGGAGGTCCGCAGCGGGAAGTCGAGGGAGGGGTGTCTGCGCTCTGCCGCCCCTCCCCTGGAGAGCAAGCCCTGCAGCAGAACCAAAGAACGCAGCTTATCGAGGGCCGGGAACCTGGACGAGCCGTCCGACGGGGAGCCCCGGCTGCTGCTGGCCGTCCGGTCTCCTTCGGGACAGAGGTTCGTCCGACATTTCAGGCCGACTGACAACCTGCAGACGGTGGTGGCGGTGGCCGAGCAGAAGAACCTGACGACGTATCACCATTGTAGCATCGAAACCATGGAGGTTCCCCGGAGGAGCTTCTCTGACCTCAGTAAGTCCTTGGAAGAGTGCAGGATCCCTCACAAGTCCGTGCTGGGCATCCTCCAGGAAGAGCGAGAGGGCCAGCCCTGA